A region from the Diorhabda sublineata isolate icDioSubl1.1 chromosome X, icDioSubl1.1, whole genome shotgun sequence genome encodes:
- the LOC130450900 gene encoding uncharacterized protein LOC130450900, whose protein sequence is MNALCVTVSIIPIILVFAGFNHAHGLTTFGKSNNQGPVQTTIVGGKPCTNQNNCTLIKGTTCLRQYCLCGDNSHPLNGICKAQIKGPNHICQNDNECVDNAVCVEPKDKKSNNFPPNGNNNPILICQCTEGLFPNGGQCSGAAMNTMLPGLVIFVAALAKVY, encoded by the exons ATGAACGCTTTGTGTGTGACAGTGTCTataattccaataattttgGTGTTCGCGGGGTTTAACCACGCTCATGGACTAACCACTTTTGGAAAATCCAATAATCAAGGGCCTGTACAAACTACAATTG taGGTGGAAAACCATGtacaaatcaaaacaattgtACATTAATCAAGGGAACAACGTGCTTACGCCAATACTGCTTATGTGGAGACAATAGTCATCCTTTGAATGGAATATGTAAGGCACAAATTAAAG GACCCAACCATATATGTCAAAATGATAATGAATGTGTGGACAACGCTGTGTGTGTAGAACCAAAAGAcaagaaatcaaataatttccCACCAAATGGTAATAATAATCCAATATTAATATGTCAATGTACGGAGGGTTTATTTCCTAATGGAGGACAGTGTAGTG gtgCTGCAATGAACACGATGTTACCCGGTTTAGTAATTTTTGTCGCAGCTTTAGCAAAGGTTTACTGA